From the Desulfohalovibrio reitneri genome, one window contains:
- a CDS encoding exosortase C-terminal domain/associated protein EpsI, which produces MVWWRFLAVSLLVACAGAFMHLHEDVAVPLARPLEQFPASHEGWRMVGQSQLSSGEIQVLRPTDYLARRYRHEDGHTVDLFIGYFSGSEEAGGIHSPRNCMPGSGWTQLSSTPTSLDVGGEQVNLVKAVYGMGQTRDMLLYWFQMRDLTLNDEYSLKIREVLNSALHRRRDESFVRISTPVRGTKDAAWEAGTRFVRDFYPVIDGFLPE; this is translated from the coding sequence ATGGTCTGGTGGCGTTTTCTGGCGGTTTCCCTGTTGGTGGCTTGCGCAGGTGCCTTCATGCATCTGCATGAGGACGTGGCCGTGCCTCTGGCCCGCCCCCTGGAGCAGTTCCCGGCCTCCCACGAGGGATGGCGCATGGTGGGGCAGTCCCAGCTCAGCTCGGGCGAAATCCAGGTGCTCAGGCCCACGGACTACCTCGCCCGGCGTTACCGCCACGAGGACGGGCACACCGTGGACCTGTTCATCGGCTACTTCTCCGGCTCGGAGGAGGCGGGGGGCATCCACTCCCCGCGCAATTGCATGCCCGGCAGCGGCTGGACGCAGTTGTCCTCAACCCCCACGTCACTGGACGTGGGCGGCGAACAGGTCAATCTGGTCAAGGCGGTCTACGGCATGGGCCAGACCAGGGACATGCTCCTGTACTGGTTCCAGATGCGCGATTTGACCCTCAACGACGAGTACTCGCTGAAGATCAGGGAGGTGCTCAACTCCGCGCTGCACCGCCGCCGCGACGAGAGCTTCGTGCGCATCTCCACCCCGGTCCGTGGAACGAAAGACGCGGCTTGGGAGGCCGGAACCCGTTTCGTGCGGGACTTCTATCCGGTCATCGACGGATTCCTGCCGGAGTAG
- the prsR gene encoding PEP-CTERM-box response regulator transcription factor has product MSSLLIVDDNKDILTQLKWGLASEGWDLHFAHDADEALRMYDEVAPKVVTLDLGLPPEEDNSSEGFRCLVEMLKSNHPARVIVITGNDERENALKAVQTGAYDFFRKPIDLDELRVIIRRAFHLCDIEAEQPGEEAEESNGVAESHGIVGTCPAMRSILTMIDRVSSSDVPILISGESGTGKELVAKAVHEKSPRRGGPLVTVNCGAIPENLLESEFFGHEKGAFTGASSLVRGKVEYADKGTLFLDEIGELPMNLQVKILRFLQEMVIQRVGGRKDIEVNVRIIAATNVDLPQAIEEGAFREDLYYRLSVVNLHLPPLRDRGEDVRLLAEHFLRRLTGDMHREITGFTPEALAYLTSYDWPGNIRELENKVRRAIVLAGGSRITPEDLGFVGHGTRGNGETPPLSGTLREARAGLEKKMVKSALTRCQGNILKASEELGISRPTMYDLLKKHGIENWGK; this is encoded by the coding sequence ATGAGCAGCCTACTGATCGTCGACGACAACAAGGACATCCTGACCCAGCTCAAGTGGGGGCTGGCCTCGGAGGGGTGGGACCTGCACTTCGCCCACGACGCGGACGAGGCCCTGCGGATGTATGACGAGGTGGCCCCCAAGGTGGTCACGCTGGACCTGGGCCTGCCTCCGGAGGAGGACAATTCCAGCGAGGGCTTCCGGTGCCTGGTGGAAATGCTCAAGTCCAACCACCCCGCCCGGGTCATCGTCATCACCGGCAACGACGAGCGCGAGAATGCGCTCAAGGCCGTGCAGACCGGGGCCTACGACTTCTTCCGCAAGCCCATCGACCTGGACGAGCTGCGGGTCATCATCCGCCGCGCCTTCCACCTCTGCGACATCGAAGCGGAACAGCCCGGGGAGGAGGCGGAGGAAAGCAACGGCGTGGCCGAGAGCCACGGCATCGTGGGCACCTGTCCGGCCATGCGCTCCATCCTGACCATGATCGACCGTGTTTCCTCGTCGGACGTGCCGATCCTCATCTCCGGCGAGTCCGGCACGGGCAAGGAGCTGGTGGCCAAGGCTGTGCACGAGAAGAGCCCCCGCAGGGGGGGGCCATTGGTCACGGTGAATTGCGGGGCCATCCCGGAGAACCTGCTGGAGTCGGAGTTCTTCGGCCACGAGAAGGGGGCCTTCACCGGAGCCAGCTCCCTGGTGCGGGGCAAGGTGGAGTACGCGGACAAGGGCACTCTCTTCCTGGACGAGATCGGCGAGCTGCCCATGAACCTGCAGGTCAAGATTCTGCGCTTCCTGCAGGAGATGGTCATCCAGCGGGTGGGCGGCCGCAAGGACATCGAGGTCAACGTGCGCATCATCGCGGCCACCAACGTCGATCTGCCCCAGGCCATCGAGGAGGGAGCCTTCCGCGAGGACCTCTACTACCGTCTCAGCGTGGTCAATCTGCACTTGCCGCCCCTGCGGGACAGGGGCGAGGACGTACGGCTCCTGGCGGAGCACTTCCTGCGGCGGCTCACCGGGGACATGCACCGGGAGATAACAGGCTTCACCCCGGAGGCGCTGGCCTACCTCACCTCCTATGACTGGCCCGGCAACATCCGCGAGCTGGAGAACAAGGTCCGCCGGGCCATCGTCCTGGCAGGCGGTTCCCGCATCACCCCGGAAGACCTGGGATTCGTGGGCCACGGCACGCGGGGCAACGGCGAGACCCCGCCCCTTTCCGGCACCCTGCGGGAGGCGAGGGCGGGGCTGGAGAAGAAGATGGTCAAGTCGGCCTTGACTCGCTGCCAGGGC
- the prsK gene encoding XrtA/PEP-CTERM system histidine kinase PrsK, with amino-acid sequence MPRNLAYPTISGAAVILTVVFCVYLVARTARGHGGAAHAALAAALACTAMVELCDLLALLGPEGVGPWRQAAVVAEGAMCPAWLLFTVLFARRYEERSMPWTQRGMVLAGCLMPLFGAYLAVRGYYYAPNFDSEPILFLHGGAFYFYLGVVLCSVLALFNLEGTLAGATHHRRWKIKFVLLGAVAVLGTQVLYYSQGLLNRSLNLGLAPARSLALLLGVGLMWYSLARRGGEVKISFSRRLTYKSLVLAAAGIYLVVLGLAGEGARQLGESLSPVVLLSIGIVAGLALLVVSLSETVQRKVKVFLQRHFYQEKYDYRQQWMQFTKRLHAARTVHELHQTVLGAWCETFGLEGAAMFLHRQADNRFACVSALEILQPEVRFAPDSPLVRALRRTGGTVDVRGGLAGEGGEAASYLEASGATFAVPLTREGELDGFVLMGPTINKAESYDLEDFELMDTMAGHVASALLNMRLSDQLAKAREMEVMGKVSTFVAHDLKNLVYTLSLVVENAGKYIADPDFQKDMLGSLDSTVGKMKVLISRLKGLPERHTLKREPVRLLTAAREVAGLVPGERLRLNGDDVCAEVDREEFSKVILNLCLNAVEASTDGGEVRVETGSDGGPYLRVEDSGRGMEESFLSEAIFQPFQTTKKGGMGIGLYQCKQIVEAHGGCIEVSSAPGEGTVFVVRLPEHALCRGGDEAESQRFSQGSA; translated from the coding sequence ATGCCTCGGAACCTGGCCTATCCCACCATTTCGGGCGCGGCCGTCATTCTGACCGTGGTCTTTTGCGTCTACCTGGTGGCCAGGACGGCGCGGGGACACGGAGGGGCGGCACACGCCGCCCTGGCCGCCGCCCTGGCCTGCACGGCCATGGTGGAGCTGTGCGACCTGCTGGCCCTGCTGGGGCCGGAGGGTGTCGGCCCCTGGCGCCAGGCGGCGGTGGTGGCCGAGGGGGCCATGTGTCCTGCCTGGCTGCTCTTCACCGTGCTTTTCGCCCGCCGCTACGAGGAGCGGTCCATGCCCTGGACCCAGCGGGGCATGGTCCTGGCGGGATGCCTGATGCCCCTGTTCGGGGCCTACCTGGCCGTCCGGGGCTACTACTACGCGCCCAACTTCGACTCCGAGCCCATCCTTTTCCTGCACGGCGGGGCCTTCTATTTCTACCTGGGGGTCGTGCTGTGCTCGGTGCTGGCCCTGTTCAACCTGGAGGGCACCCTGGCCGGGGCCACCCACCACCGCCGCTGGAAGATCAAGTTCGTCCTGCTTGGCGCGGTGGCCGTGCTGGGCACCCAGGTGCTGTACTACAGCCAGGGGCTGCTCAATCGCTCCCTGAACCTCGGCCTGGCCCCGGCCCGTTCCCTGGCCCTGCTCCTGGGCGTGGGGCTCATGTGGTACTCCCTGGCCCGCCGGGGCGGGGAGGTGAAGATCAGCTTTTCGCGGCGGCTGACCTATAAGTCGCTGGTGCTGGCGGCCGCGGGCATCTACCTGGTGGTGCTGGGGCTGGCGGGCGAGGGCGCGCGGCAGCTCGGCGAGTCTCTCAGCCCGGTGGTGCTCCTCTCCATTGGCATCGTGGCCGGGCTGGCCCTTCTGGTGGTCAGCCTCTCCGAAACGGTGCAGCGCAAGGTGAAGGTCTTTCTGCAGCGCCACTTCTACCAGGAAAAGTACGACTACCGGCAGCAGTGGATGCAGTTCACCAAGCGGCTGCACGCCGCCCGCACCGTCCACGAGTTGCATCAGACCGTTCTCGGTGCTTGGTGCGAGACCTTCGGGCTGGAGGGCGCGGCCATGTTCCTGCACCGGCAGGCTGACAACCGCTTCGCCTGCGTCTCGGCCCTGGAGATCCTGCAGCCCGAGGTCCGGTTCGCCCCGGACTCTCCGCTGGTGCGCGCGCTGCGGCGCACAGGCGGCACGGTGGACGTGCGCGGCGGACTGGCGGGCGAGGGCGGCGAGGCGGCCAGCTACCTGGAGGCCTCCGGGGCCACCTTCGCCGTGCCCCTGACCCGCGAGGGCGAGCTGGACGGCTTCGTGCTCATGGGGCCGACCATCAACAAGGCGGAGTCCTACGACCTGGAGGACTTCGAGCTGATGGACACCATGGCCGGGCACGTGGCCTCGGCACTTTTGAACATGCGGCTTTCCGACCAGCTGGCCAAGGCGCGGGAGATGGAGGTCATGGGCAAGGTCTCCACCTTCGTGGCCCACGACCTCAAGAACCTAGTCTACACGCTTTCCCTGGTGGTGGAGAACGCGGGCAAGTACATCGCCGACCCGGACTTCCAGAAGGACATGCTGGGCTCGTTGGACAGCACAGTGGGCAAGATGAAGGTCCTCATCTCCCGGCTGAAGGGGCTGCCCGAGCGCCACACCCTGAAGCGTGAGCCGGTTCGGCTTTTGACCGCCGCCCGAGAGGTGGCCGGGCTGGTGCCCGGCGAGCGGCTGCGGCTGAACGGCGACGACGTGTGCGCCGAGGTGGACCGCGAGGAGTTCTCCAAGGTCATCCTCAACCTCTGCCTCAACGCGGTGGAGGCCAGCACCGACGGCGGCGAGGTGCGGGTGGAAACCGGCAGCGACGGTGGGCCCTACCTGCGGGTGGAGGACTCCGGCCGGGGCATGGAGGAATCCTTTCTTTCCGAGGCCATTTTCCAGCCGTTCCAGACCACCAAGAAGGGAGGCATGGGCATCGGCCTGTACCAGTGCAAGCAGATCGTCGAGGCCCACGGCGGGTGCATCGAGGTCAGCAGCGCGCCGGGCGAGGGAACGGTATTCGTGGTGCGCCTGCCCGAGCACGCGCTCTGCCGGGGCGGCGACGAGGCTGAATCGCAAAGGTTTTCCCAAGGGAGCGCGTGA
- a CDS encoding glycosyltransferase family 2 protein produces the protein MADLVSVLMACYNGEKYLEESILTVLNQTYRDLEFFIMDDGSTDGSREVMEKYADRLTVLEHPGRGNRGQYYSLNEALRHARGKYVAFIDADDLWEPDKIEKQVALMRRTGRKFCYTAVKGFHGDDMDRWFSFTDKDGPLATAEAILLDCGICPAATMVERSALEDVGGFAEDVMPGDHDFFLRVLERHPACFLREYATWYRFHPAQISAKRVLWEDGFAVLRRAAGRYPYGRRLVRKRKAVLYYRLMRHDLRDKKPRFLYYALLSFLYDTKRAAGHALGALRKRMRGTPPGVRQGGAA, from the coding sequence ATGGCTGACCTGGTTTCCGTTCTCATGGCCTGCTACAATGGCGAGAAGTATCTGGAGGAATCCATCCTGACCGTCCTGAACCAGACCTACCGTGATCTGGAGTTCTTCATCATGGACGACGGCTCGACCGACGGGTCGCGGGAGGTCATGGAGAAATACGCCGACAGGCTGACCGTTCTGGAGCACCCGGGAAGGGGCAACAGGGGCCAATACTACTCGCTGAACGAGGCCCTGCGCCACGCCCGGGGGAAATACGTGGCCTTCATCGACGCCGACGACCTCTGGGAGCCGGACAAGATCGAGAAGCAGGTGGCGCTGATGCGGCGGACGGGGCGGAAGTTCTGCTACACCGCGGTGAAGGGGTTCCACGGCGACGACATGGACAGGTGGTTCTCCTTCACGGACAAGGACGGTCCCCTGGCCACGGCGGAAGCCATCCTGCTGGACTGCGGCATCTGCCCGGCGGCCACCATGGTGGAGCGGAGCGCCCTGGAGGACGTGGGCGGGTTCGCCGAGGACGTGATGCCCGGGGACCACGACTTCTTCCTGCGGGTGCTGGAAAGGCACCCCGCCTGTTTCCTGCGGGAATACGCCACCTGGTACCGGTTCCATCCCGCACAGATCAGCGCCAAGCGGGTGCTCTGGGAGGACGGGTTCGCCGTTCTGCGCAGGGCGGCCGGGCGGTACCCCTACGGGCGGCGGCTGGTGCGCAAGCGCAAGGCCGTGCTGTACTACAGGCTGATGCGGCACGACCTGCGGGACAAAAAGCCCAGGTTTCTCTACTACGCCCTGCTTTCTTTTCTTTACGACACGAAACGGGCCGCCGGGCACGCGCTCGGCGCGCTCCGCAAACGGATGCGCGGGACGCCGCCCGGCGTCCGCCAGGGTGGTGCGGCATGA